From a single Lineus longissimus chromosome 16, tnLinLong1.2, whole genome shotgun sequence genomic region:
- the LOC135500843 gene encoding nuclear apoptosis-inducing factor 1-like, translated as MVVKRFMSSINIAKTCAQLSAAEENGKIVRKKNFTDKEVALLLDLAEPHIKLLTSKLTNTVTNKLKKSVWYDISRKINAQGVEQRTWREIKCKWQGLTSGAKNKIAKEKRKIGGGSGPRPLDPVSPKIVSLFGDSPSWAGISCGVESAVPSTSAALPTAPNARSNGSSKTAPEMLAQLATGFPPPTQLEDSQHSYEYNEEQRELMRLVEEASGRWESEQEPSQPVSTDSEFNATKEMAIATEQRGEKGKSKGKGKGKKTSSASTQLPATDGQLSTIDCVKTRRCICPVQHALLLKELSNAALNEKKMKLEILKLEKDLNC; from the exons ATGGTTGTGAAAAGGTTCATGAGTAGCATCAACATTGCTAAGACCTGCGCCC AGCTGTCTGCTGCAGAAGAGAATGGTAAAATTGTTAGAAAGAAGAACTTTACGGATAAAGAGGTGGCTCTGCTGCTCGACCTAGCAGAACCACACATCAAGCTCTTAACATCAAAGTTGACAAACACTGTCACCAACAAACTAAAGAAGAGTGTTTGGTATGATATTTCAAGAAAAATTAATGCCCAGGGGGTGGAACAGAGAACTTGGAGGGAAATCAAGTGCAAATGGCAAGGGCTGACAAGTGGAGCCAAGAATAAGATAGCTAAGGAAAAGAGGAAGATCGGAGGTGGATCAGGCCCACGTCCGTTAGACCCCGTGTCACCGAAGATAGTGAGCCTTTTTGGTGACAGCCCAAGCTGGGCTGGAATCTCTTGTGGTGTGGAATCTGCAGTGCCATCAACATCAGCAGCActgccaacagcaccaaatgcCAGGTCAAATGGGTCTTCTAAGACAGCCCCAGAGATGCTGGCTCAACTAGCCACCGGTTTTCCCCCACCTACACAGTTAGAAG ATAGTCAACATTCCTATGAGTACAACGAGGAGCAGAGGGAGCTCATGAGACTTGTTGAAGAGGCCAGTGGAAGATGGGAATCGGAGCAAGAGCCGTCACAACCGGTATCCACAGACTCGGAATTCAACGCAACAAAAGAAATGGCCATCGCCACAGAGCAGAGGGGCGAAAAAGGGAAGAGCAAGGGGAAAGGGAAGGGGAAGAAGACAAGCAGTGCGTCTACTCAACTTCCTGCCACTGATGGACAATTGTCGACTATAGATTGTGTAAAAACACGCCGATGCATCTGCCCTGTCCAGCACGCTTTACTCTTAAAGGAACTGTCGAATGCCGCCCTgaatgaaaagaagatgaaactgGAAATTTTGAAGTTGGAGAAAGATTTAAACTGTTAG